Proteins from a single region of Chanodichthys erythropterus isolate Z2021 chromosome 13, ASM2448905v1, whole genome shotgun sequence:
- the LOC137034961 gene encoding membrane-spanning 4-domains subfamily A member 15-like: MDTSKIISTDKATVVIQVNPQVTQNTVMSDDGQEARGAYHNTALAEFFTAQPKALGTVQIMIGVVIFLFGIVRTTLYDDYDISVIIGITYWGSLAYISAGSLSVAAQNKLHVCVVKATLIMNVISAMTAAAAIVLMSIEIHFHERRCYTYKKICSMKIWILAMFLVFTILQFIISICISGFACKATCNRDSTVVNVALNQGY; the protein is encoded by the exons ATGGACACCAGCAAGATCATCTCAACTGACAAAGCTACAGTTGTCATCCAAGTGAATCCACAGGTGACACAAAATACTGTTATGAGTGATGATGGACAGGAGGCCAGAGGAGCATATCATAATACAGCTCTCGCAGAATTTTTCACAGCACAACCAAAGGCACTGGGG ACTGTCCAAATAATGATTGGAGTGGTGATTTTCTTATTTGGTATTGTACGCACCACACTCTACGATGACTATgatatttctgtcatcattggCATAACCTACTGGGGATCCCTTGCT tacaTCAGTGCTGGATCTCTGTCTGTTGCTGCGCAGAATAAACTTCACGTGTGTGTG GTAAAAGCCACTCTTATAATGAATGTGATCAGTGCCATGACTGCAGCGGCCGCCATTGTTCTGATGTCCATTGAGATACATTTCCACGAACGAAGATGCTACACctacaaaaaaatatgttcaaTGAAG ATTTGGATCCTTGCAATGTTTCTGGTGTTCACCATCCTTCAGTTCATCATCTCCATCTGTATCTCAGGATTTGCCTGCAAAGCCACCTGCAACAGAGACTCTACAGTGGTCAATGTGGCACTGAACCAG GGATACTGA